The window ACCTTCTGCTGTCATACAATGGCAGGCAGTAACAATGATACCACTGGATCATAAAAGTACAGTAACACTATTGCTAAGATTAGCATGTCATATATAtacaatgtattttataatgaagcaCATCATTtgatataagtacataatgAAATGGAAATGTCAAGTTATGAtaagaaattttatgaattttgatGATTGTTCTATGTCCATAATCCATATACACCATTACTTTTTAATCAGTACACAAATATCAAGaacttataataaacactttttaattatatccttgtattcataatttaaaaatacgcattagttattaatttttgatgaaatactaAACTGTTACTCAAACCGAGGTCTTATATTTTCGTATCACTATTAGGTAATTCATTATTCGTTCTCTCTTGCTCTTACTTTCGCGTTTTACGCCAGTCTCTAATATTTGTACGCTTTCAATAGGGAAGACAGCTGATCAGATAATTGATGCAAACTTCAAAGTTAATCtcgtattttattacaaaacaagcAAATTGCAGTGATAACGGGAAAGGCACAAAACAAACCAGCGGAATATTTTCCATGCAAAGGTTTGGCTTAATTAGACCCCCGCGTATATTCCGTATCGGGTACTAAACGCAAcattttttgtgtaataattaaacattaatgGTGTAGAACAAATTTTAGGAAAGGTTTAATTTGCGAAAACCAATATGTGTGAATTGAGAATCTGAATGTCATTGTAATATACTTATAcaggtgacttttaattcaactgcataaatttaactgttaagtgtactcatctaaaggatatttaaaaacgttaaaagaaaaatatatcggttcatatttcagaaagtacggaaaaaaaagtatcaaaatccacgatcctaaatacgtaatatcaccccggccggcggaaaagcgacgcgtaagattcagaggtcaacgacacaatttattcagctgagcgatctcgagtactctgtactttacttgatcttgatactagaaaaataatttatttttcagacatttatttacatgtttagttttcatttatttttgtagtattgttctttaataaagcgtgtgacgtagtttttgagggttttttaaatgtgaaaatgatgacgtttaatttaaataaaaataggctcaaacggctcagaagcatgggtatagtctatgtttaaaaggatgcagttgttttaaatgtcaccctgtagtTAACCGTGTAACGTGAGTAGAGTTCGAAGCAGACAGACggcacttttttatttgtgccatcaaatattttcaattaaattattacttttttgtgacATTTGCTCAgcattacaatattattttataagtgaaTTTCACACAATGACTGATGTAGTCGCGACATGCTTGATCAATAGACATAATAAtagacaaaaatatgaaatcgcATGTCGAAATACACCAGGCGAAATTCGGTTCACAATTATTAGGTACTCAATCGACACAGTTAATGAAGCACACACGTCACGCCACGGTCGGTCTATCGATAGTACTGGAAGAAGTGTCGCCACCGCGAGTAGCCGCCGTAGCGCTGCGGCTGGAAGGGCAGCAGCCAGGGCGCGGGCAGCGGCAGGAAGTAGGCGCGCCGGAAGTGCGCGCAGTTGTCGCGGaaggcggcgggcgcggctcAGGCGTCCGCCGCGTGCAGCGCCAGCACCGCGCTCGCGCCGAACGGCGGCCGGTACGCGATGCGCTGCTCGCTGAAGATGGCCAGCGGCGGCGCCACGTTGGCCAGGAACACGCGGCCGCGCGTCGGCGGCAGCGCGGCCGGCAGCAGCGCGCACACGGCGGCGCGCGAGCTCACGGCGCCGCGCTCCGCCGGCTCCACGGCCACCACggccgcgcgcgcgccgcccagccacgcgcgcgcgcccgccgccgcctcGTGCGCGTCGTCGTGCAGCGCCAGCAGCACCAGGTCGGGCCCGGGCAGCCGCTCCAGCGCGCACACGTCCACGCCGGCCGCCGCAGCCGCCGCCagcgcgcgccgcgccgcctcCGCGCCCGCgtccgcgcccgcgccgccgcacACGCTCAGCGCGCAGCGCGCGCCGTGCGCCGCCAGCAGCCGCGCCGCCaccgcgcccgccgcgccgctcGTGTTCATACCTGACGACATGTTACATCACAGTGTCAGTGTGTCGTGTTGCACCACCTACGCTGGTGTGAAGTGGTGACAAGACATTGTTACCGGCGAGCGTGACGATGACGGGCGTCTGATGCGCGTTCCGAGTCTCGAGCCGCCGGCCGCCGCCCACCAGCCGCAGCGCCACGTCCGCCACCGCGCGCCCCAGCAGCGTCACCGCCGCCTCGCCCACACCCGCGCGCCACACGCCCTCCCACAACCTGCAACGTCACGTCGGTCAGCTCGCTCtcccacacacacacacacgcacacacgcacacacagACACACACGCACGCACCTGCGGCGGGCGGCGCCGGAGAGCGCGGGCACGAGCACGCCGTCGTCGGTGACGTAGTCCAGCGGCCCGCGCAGCGCGTCGGGCACGCGGATGGCGCGCCGCGACTCCTGCGCCGGTCCGCCCAGTACGTTCTCGTCGTGACGGAACTTGCCCACCTGCATCACACAAtacatttacaaaacaaaacaaacaacttACTTAATAGGAAATAGTAtcataatgaaaaaaacaCAACTGTCCGGATTGGATATCCACAATACCattttcgccttttacgatttcataataataaatattattataccagTAAAATCACAAGCCAAAATGTTGTTCCCGGAATATCATCTCGAGTACCTCGTCGGCCTGCCGCACCAGGTCGGGCTTGTGCGCGAGGCGCATCTGCTCCCAGAGCGCCTGCTTGTCGAAGAGCGCGAGGTTGCCCTCGAAGTCGAACTCGTCGCGCGCGGGCGCCGCGTCGCCGCCGAAGCACGCCTCGTTGCgacgccgcgccgccgccgagCCCCGCCCCTTCGGCGTAGACCCCGACCCGCCGTAACTGCCTGACAAACCAATTATATTCCTTGTGACTTGTTGGCGTATTACTGTCACACTATTCATAATTTCTCAATACTGAATAACTCCAGTATTGAGAAACTATAAAAAGATCTACAGAAGAGACTGTCATCAGATCCTTGCAGTTAAAAGGTGCTAAGGCAGAGGTGCTACCTAGTAAGACTGACTTTCAATCAACCCATTTAGGTTCATAACCTATTGGGCATCTTCCAAGTAGgccaaaacaaataataatcacaTAAAAGCTTTTCTCAGTTATACACTGCACTCTTTTTTAGCTTAACCActagaaaacatttttatttatttatttattaaggtacATATACAGACAGATTACAAAATTGCATTATTATCCTTAGGAAATGTATATACATTTAGTAAACAAGTAAAAAATGGTAAAAGTAGTTACTCCATAAAATTGTGTGTAtgcaataaatttcaatatatttttagcatAAAGAGATGAAAATGATGCAActaaatttaagtatataatgCATGTAAGTtcctgcaaaaaaaaaaattaacaggtCTCATTTGTAGGCAAACgaagaagaatataaaaacCACTTTTAGAAAGATTTTAAACTAAGACACAAAGGTCTCAGAGTTAACTGTTAACAACAGGTGATGCTTACATTTTACTTATTGGCCACTAAATGGGCCAAATTACTATCAAAGCTTACGGGCTCTAACCTCTGGACATCCGCAATACCAACCTGTGTgtgaattgtttttattgccTTTGGGCTGGATGTCAATGGGTTTGCTGCGGATGGGTGGCTGAGACTGGGACGAGCGGCCTGCAGATTTGCTGCCTCCAGCGACAGGCCCCTGGTTGCCTGCACCATCATTACACTTGTGAAGGCATCAATATCAACTACTACTAATATaaactacttattattttaacactaTAAAACATTATCTACTAGACAAATCACTCTATGCCACTTTCATGGAGAGGTAGGGAGAGACGCATCTTTCCAGTTAAGAGTAATCTTGACATATATGTGTCTTGTCCTtccaattcaaaataaaactagtaCTACATACACTTTTACACATATTCTACTTTCAGACCtactaataagaaaatattgcttttgaaaatagaaccaacaaccaaacaaactaGTGTGAGTGCTAGATGACCTGAGCTGCTGGGATTGGCCTGCAGGTTTTCACAGACGGTGGCCCGAGGCCCCCTCTTGCTGATCTTGGTGACCGCCACTGTGCTGTGAGGCTGCTCTGCTGGTTCTGAACGAGGCTCTATTATCTTCAATTCTTTTATATCTGCTGCActgtaaaatattacttataatcCACTAAGAGAAAATTGACATTCATGTTAAATAGGaaacatcaaaattttaaaatagaaatcttAACAGAGAAATAATTTAGATCACACTACTACCTATTTGAATGTAATGAACATgtctaaatttgaaaatgatgTAAGTACAAGatgaaactataaaataatagcaaAGTTCCGTTGTGAGTGAGTTACGACCTGTGGGTACTTACTTGAGGGTCACTTTCGCCTCGGGGTAAGGGAAACCATTTCTGAAGGCTTTAGTGAGTGTTAAAGTGCTACCATTTGCTTCCAGAATAGTGCCTTGGTAAGAGCCCAGCGGCTCGCCGCAGTTTACGGACACCGCAAATCCAATCCAGTTAGCCATTTTAAGTTACACTAAGTTCTTCAATTTATCAGGTAACGCTTCAAGCCAACACGCTTCTCGGTATATTATAGGTAGCGCGGTAAAAGTGAGTGGTATGTAAATGCTGTTTCAAAATGTGAAATTGGAACAACATCACACGGATCTAAACCGCATACATTTGAATGCAGAAGTCCTAGTCGCAAAATTATATTCCTACTACGAAtgacacttttattttatttattcactgcCAAAATAACTCTTGAAAAAGAAACTGAATTGATAAATTGAATCAGAGATTGAATCTTGAAACACGCACGAGAATTAAAACAGTTGAcaatttgacattgacaacACGAGAACCTTGGACAAAGAATACGATAACCATACATACGAGAACCGAGAACATTTCTTGCAGGTGATGGCATGTTGATCGTTTGATGACGGACAATAACATGACAAAATTGGCaaagattaatattaaatgataaagATGAATGATTTGACGTGATAGCCTGTTAATATCCCTGAGTTTTATGGCTTCGCCC of the Amyelois transitella isolate CPQ chromosome 19, ilAmyTran1.1, whole genome shotgun sequence genome contains:
- the LOC106139147 gene encoding enhancer of mRNA-decapping protein 3, encoding MANWIGFAVSVNCGEPLGSYQGTILEANGSTLTLTKAFRNGFPYPEAKVTLNAADIKELKIIEPRSEPAEQPHSTVAVTKISKRGPRATVCENLQANPSSSGNQGPVAGGSKSAGRSSQSQPPIRSKPIDIQPKGNKNNSHTGSYGGSGSTPKGRGSAAARRRNEACFGGDAAPARDEFDFEGNLALFDKQALWEQMRLAHKPDLVRQADEVGKFRHDENVLGGPAQESRRAIRVPDALRGPLDYVTDDGVLVPALSGAARRRLWEGVWRAGVGEAAVTLLGRAVADVALRLVGGGRRLETRNAHQTPVIVTLAGMNTSGAAGAVAARLLAAHGARCALSVCGGAGADAGAEAARRALAAAAAAGVDVCALERLPGPDLVLLALHDDAHEAAAGARAWLGGARAAVVAVEPAERGAVSSRAAVCALLPAALPPTRGRVFLANVAPPLAIFSEQRIAYRPPFGASAVLALHAADA